A window from Streptomyces sp. NBC_00299 encodes these proteins:
- a CDS encoding AAA family ATPase: MDDSFLERPDNEDPDNEDVKFAHFGRLAHYSVSGLFGYYDHEFTLDINEPTILTGANGTGKSTVLRSINWISRGHFSPLVRIDFDIMTLAFEDAMLRIHKKSNERLDLHLTRRTGRPKSWRYSLDSEAGLAPMERGLIGLREAYGVEEWDELTPEVRNQLIHRYAARGESDKPGWVKNIPQSFPALFVTDQRLAPERRRRPKKRGEGETIGVVAAIEAAVLHINDEVQRYKSLYGTASQNLDRNFPRRVFAAINSQREFGGSKDVLREFQEVQDIRSSLATTGLISPTEIEDSITDLPLNNPDSVALIATYLSDTKEKLSTFEPLRQRLEPFIEFLRRHYQDKKIRIDDKYGFKIASTRTGQDISPVHLSSGEQQMFILAHKLLFEAPPGTLVMIDEPELSLHVLWQSTFVDDLTEISAASGTYFLLATHSPTLIAGRTDLRRSLDG, translated from the coding sequence ATGGACGACAGCTTTCTTGAGCGGCCCGACAACGAAGATCCTGACAACGAAGACGTCAAGTTTGCCCACTTCGGGCGCCTCGCACACTACTCGGTAAGCGGTCTATTCGGTTACTACGATCACGAGTTCACTCTTGACATCAACGAGCCAACCATCCTGACGGGAGCGAATGGGACAGGGAAGTCTACTGTTCTTCGCTCTATTAACTGGATCAGTCGCGGCCATTTTAGCCCACTGGTTCGCATTGATTTCGATATCATGACTCTAGCTTTTGAAGACGCGATGCTTCGCATTCACAAAAAGTCCAACGAGCGTCTTGACCTTCACTTGACGCGCAGGACAGGAAGGCCGAAATCCTGGCGTTATTCACTGGATTCTGAGGCCGGGCTAGCCCCAATGGAGCGAGGCCTTATTGGTCTTCGAGAAGCGTATGGTGTTGAAGAGTGGGATGAGCTAACACCTGAGGTGCGGAATCAACTAATTCACCGCTACGCCGCTAGAGGCGAATCAGATAAGCCAGGATGGGTCAAAAATATTCCGCAATCTTTCCCCGCGCTTTTCGTCACAGACCAGCGCTTGGCTCCTGAGCGTAGGCGTCGCCCGAAAAAGCGAGGGGAGGGTGAAACGATTGGGGTGGTTGCGGCAATTGAAGCCGCAGTTCTACACATCAACGACGAAGTGCAGAGGTACAAGTCACTATACGGAACGGCTTCACAAAATTTGGACCGAAACTTCCCGCGCAGAGTCTTCGCGGCGATTAACTCGCAGAGAGAGTTTGGCGGCAGCAAGGACGTGTTGCGAGAGTTCCAGGAGGTTCAAGATATTCGATCTTCACTAGCAACGACGGGGCTTATCAGCCCGACTGAGATTGAAGACTCCATTACGGACCTTCCCCTCAACAACCCCGACTCGGTTGCACTGATTGCCACCTACCTATCCGACACCAAGGAAAAGCTTTCTACTTTCGAGCCACTGCGTCAGAGGCTGGAGCCATTTATCGAATTTCTGCGCCGGCATTACCAAGACAAGAAAATTCGTATCGATGACAAGTACGGATTCAAGATCGCATCAACAAGGACAGGGCAGGACATCAGTCCCGTCCATCTGTCAAGCGGTGAACAGCAAATGTTCATCCTAGCTCATAAACTTCTATTCGAGGCACCGCCGGGGACCTTGGTGATGATCGACGAGCCTGAGCTTTCGTTGCATGTGCTTTGGCAGTCCACATTCGTGGATGACCTGACAGAGATTTCAGCTGCATCGGGCACGTATTTCTTGTTGGCAACCCATTCACCTACTTTGATCGCTGGGCGGACTGACCTGCGACGATCGCTGGACGGGTGA
- the ppdK gene encoding pyruvate, phosphate dikinase has protein sequence MSENKEPHVAKFVYDFTEGNKDLKDLLGGKGANLAEMTNLGLPVPPGFTITTEACKVYLDSGEEPAALRDEVSAHLDALESRMGKKLGQADNPLLVSVRSGAKFSMPGMMDTVLNIGLSDKSVKGLAEQAGDERFAWDSYRRLIQMFGKTVLGVEGDLFEEALEAAKAAKKVSVDTDLEAADLKKLVTKFKKIVKTEAGRDFPQDPREQMDLAIHAVFDSWNTDRAKLYRRQERIPHDLGTAVNVCSMVFGNLGPDSGTGVAFTRDPASGHQGVYGDYLQNAQGEDVVAGIRNTVPLAELESIDKKSYDQLMQIMETLENHYKDLCDIEFTIERGQLWMLQTRVGKRTAGAAFRIATQLVDQGLIDEAEALQRVNGAQLAQLMFPKFDDEAKVEQVGRGIAASPGAAVGKAVFDSYTAVKWSRSGEKVILVRRETNPDDLDGMIAAEGILTSRGGKTSHAAVVARGMGKTCVCGAEELEVDTKRRRMTVPGGQVVEEGDLISIDGSNGKVYLGEVPVVPSPVVEYFEGRMHAGANDADELVEAVHRIMAFADRKRRLRVRANADNAEDAMRARRFGAQGIGLCRTEHMFLGERREMVEKLILADTEEVREAALSELLPLQKKDFVELFSAMDGLPVTVRLLDPPLHEFLPDITELSVRVALAESRQEPHENELRLLQAVHRLHEQNPMLGLRGVRLGLVIPGLFTMQVRAIAEAAAERKNAKGDPRAEIMIPLVGTVQELEIVREEADQVIAEVEAATGTKLKLSIGTMIELPRAALTAGQIAEAAEFFSFGTNDLTQTVWGFSRDDVEASFFTAYLEKGIFGVSPFETIDKDGVGSLVAAAAKAGRETRPDLKLGVCGEHGGDPESVHFFHEVGLDYVSCSPFRIPVARLEAGRAASTSVGSDHR, from the coding sequence GTGTCGGAAAACAAAGAACCCCACGTAGCGAAGTTCGTTTACGACTTCACCGAGGGAAACAAGGACCTCAAGGACCTCCTGGGTGGCAAGGGCGCGAACCTCGCCGAGATGACCAACCTGGGGCTTCCCGTTCCTCCCGGCTTCACGATCACGACGGAGGCCTGCAAGGTCTACCTCGACAGTGGCGAGGAGCCCGCGGCACTGCGTGACGAGGTGAGTGCGCACCTCGACGCCCTTGAGTCCCGCATGGGCAAGAAGCTCGGCCAGGCCGACAACCCGCTGCTCGTCTCGGTCCGTTCCGGCGCCAAGTTCTCCATGCCCGGAATGATGGACACGGTCCTCAACATCGGGCTCTCCGACAAGTCCGTGAAGGGCCTCGCCGAGCAGGCCGGCGACGAGCGGTTCGCGTGGGACTCCTACCGGCGCCTCATCCAGATGTTCGGCAAGACCGTGCTCGGCGTCGAGGGGGACCTCTTCGAGGAGGCCCTGGAGGCGGCGAAGGCCGCCAAGAAGGTCTCGGTCGACACGGACCTGGAGGCGGCCGACCTCAAGAAGCTGGTCACCAAGTTCAAGAAGATCGTCAAGACCGAGGCCGGCCGGGACTTCCCGCAGGACCCGCGTGAGCAGATGGACCTCGCCATCCACGCGGTCTTCGACTCCTGGAACACCGACCGCGCCAAGCTGTACCGCCGCCAGGAGCGCATCCCGCACGACCTGGGTACGGCCGTCAACGTCTGCTCGATGGTCTTCGGCAACCTGGGCCCGGACTCCGGCACGGGCGTCGCCTTCACCCGTGACCCCGCCTCCGGCCACCAGGGCGTGTACGGCGACTACCTGCAGAACGCCCAGGGCGAGGACGTGGTCGCGGGCATCCGCAACACCGTCCCGCTGGCGGAGCTGGAGTCGATCGACAAGAAGTCGTACGACCAGCTGATGCAGATCATGGAGACGCTGGAGAACCACTACAAGGACCTCTGCGACATCGAGTTCACCATCGAGCGCGGTCAGCTGTGGATGCTCCAGACGCGCGTCGGCAAGCGCACGGCGGGCGCCGCCTTCCGGATCGCGACGCAGCTGGTGGACCAGGGCCTGATCGACGAGGCGGAGGCGCTCCAGCGCGTCAACGGCGCCCAGCTCGCGCAGCTGATGTTCCCGAAGTTCGACGACGAGGCCAAGGTCGAGCAGGTCGGCCGGGGCATCGCGGCGTCGCCGGGTGCGGCGGTCGGCAAGGCTGTCTTCGACTCGTACACCGCGGTGAAGTGGTCGCGTTCCGGCGAGAAGGTCATCCTGGTCCGCCGGGAGACCAACCCCGACGACCTGGACGGCATGATCGCCGCCGAGGGCATCCTGACCTCCCGTGGCGGCAAGACCTCGCACGCGGCCGTGGTGGCGCGCGGCATGGGCAAGACCTGTGTCTGCGGCGCCGAGGAGCTGGAGGTCGACACCAAGCGCCGCCGTATGACGGTTCCGGGCGGACAGGTCGTGGAGGAAGGCGACCTGATCTCCATCGACGGCTCCAACGGCAAGGTGTACCTGGGCGAGGTCCCGGTCGTCCCGTCCCCGGTCGTGGAGTACTTCGAGGGCCGGATGCACGCGGGCGCCAACGACGCCGACGAGCTGGTCGAGGCCGTGCACCGGATCATGGCGTTCGCCGACCGCAAGCGACGCCTGCGGGTGCGCGCCAACGCGGACAACGCCGAGGACGCGATGCGCGCCCGTCGCTTCGGCGCCCAGGGCATCGGTCTGTGCCGCACCGAGCACATGTTCCTCGGTGAGCGCCGCGAGATGGTCGAGAAGCTGATCCTCGCCGACACCGAGGAGGTCCGCGAGGCCGCCCTCTCGGAGCTGCTGCCGCTGCAGAAGAAGGACTTCGTCGAGCTGTTCTCGGCGATGGACGGCCTCCCGGTGACGGTCCGTCTCCTGGACCCGCCGCTGCACGAGTTCCTCCCCGACATCACGGAACTCTCGGTCCGCGTGGCCCTGGCGGAGTCCCGCCAGGAGCCCCACGAGAACGAGCTCCGTCTCCTCCAGGCCGTGCACCGCCTGCACGAGCAGAACCCGATGCTGGGCCTGCGCGGCGTACGCCTCGGCCTGGTCATCCCCGGCCTGTTCACGATGCAGGTCCGCGCGATCGCGGAAGCCGCCGCCGAGCGCAAGAACGCCAAGGGCGACCCGCGCGCCGAGATCATGATCCCGCTCGTCGGCACCGTCCAGGAGCTGGAGATCGTCCGCGAGGAGGCCGACCAGGTCATCGCGGAGGTCGAGGCGGCGACGGGTACGAAGCTGAAGCTCTCCATCGGCACGATGATCGAGCTGCCGCGCGCCGCCCTCACGGCCGGTCAGATCGCCGAGGCGGCGGAGTTCTTCTCCTTCGGCACGAACGACCTCACCCAGACGGTGTGGGGCTTCAGCCGGGACGACGTGGAGGCCTCGTTCTTCACGGCGTACCTGGAGAAGGGCATCTTCGGCGTCTCCCCGTTCGAGACCATCGACAAGGACGGCGTGGGCTCCCTGGTCGCGGCCGCGGCCAAGGCGGGCCGTGAGACCCGCCCCGACCTCAAGCTCGGCGTCTGCGGCGAGCACGGCGGCGACCCCGAGTCGGTCCACTTCTTCCACGAGGTCGGCCTCGACTACGTCTCCTGCTCCCCGTTCCGCATCCCGGTCGCCCGCCTCGAGGCCGGCCGCGCGGCCTCCACCTCGGTGGGCAGCGACCACCGCTAG
- a CDS encoding MGH1-like glycoside hydrolase domain-containing protein — MDRTAQLTARPTERDIAYDPPPVADSLHVRAARVLEDNWTGASTVPSRSLYPHQWSWDSAFIAIGLRHVSPLRAQTELETLLGAQWGDGRVPHIVFNPSVPLDAYFPSPDFWRSSTAGRAAGAPRTVQTSGIVQPPVHALAAWLVHRADPGLSRARGFLTRMYPRLAAWHRYLLHRRDLGAGGLASVVHPWEQGMDNSPCWDAPLSRVTPAPARSFRRADLDHGAAEDRPTDLDYGRYVRLATDYRDGGYADGAGDFAVEDPAFNALLIASEHALAEIARELGATGTARQARAERLTAALIERLWDPAEGMFFCRDVRSDGPVEPWSDGLSEKRSDGLSERRSDGLSERRSDGLSEKRSDGLGERRSDGSAAGEPIRERSVSGLVPLLLPTLPRDIAAALVRTLGGPHFGLGGTTRLVPSYDLLGEAFEPHRYWRGPAWFNTSWLLERGLRLHGERGRADALRRAILHTADASGFAEYVSPHSGDACGATGFSWTAALTLDLLHDHPAWDTNAVRKLKGGDRG; from the coding sequence GTGGATCGCACTGCCCAGCTCACAGCCCGCCCCACGGAGCGTGACATTGCATACGATCCGCCTCCCGTGGCGGATTCACTGCACGTCAGGGCTGCCCGGGTGCTGGAGGACAACTGGACGGGCGCCTCGACGGTGCCCTCGCGCAGTCTGTATCCGCACCAGTGGTCCTGGGACTCGGCGTTCATCGCGATCGGCCTGAGGCACGTCTCGCCACTGCGGGCGCAGACGGAGCTGGAGACGCTGCTCGGCGCCCAGTGGGGTGACGGGCGGGTCCCGCACATCGTCTTCAACCCCTCCGTGCCGCTCGACGCCTACTTCCCGAGCCCCGACTTCTGGCGCTCCTCGACCGCGGGGCGCGCTGCGGGCGCCCCGCGCACCGTACAGACCTCCGGCATCGTGCAACCACCGGTGCACGCGCTGGCGGCCTGGCTGGTGCACCGCGCCGACCCGGGCCTGTCCCGGGCACGCGGCTTCCTCACCCGGATGTATCCCCGCCTCGCCGCCTGGCACCGCTACCTGCTGCACCGGCGCGACCTGGGCGCCGGCGGCCTCGCGTCCGTCGTGCACCCCTGGGAACAGGGTATGGACAACAGCCCCTGCTGGGACGCCCCGCTCTCCCGCGTCACCCCGGCCCCGGCCCGCTCCTTCCGCCGCGCCGACCTCGACCACGGGGCGGCCGAGGACCGGCCGACGGATCTGGACTACGGGCGGTATGTGCGGCTGGCGACGGACTACCGGGACGGCGGGTACGCGGACGGCGCCGGGGACTTCGCGGTAGAGGACCCCGCGTTCAACGCCCTGCTCATCGCGTCCGAGCACGCGCTGGCCGAGATCGCCCGGGAGCTGGGGGCGACGGGCACGGCCCGGCAGGCCCGCGCCGAGCGGCTGACGGCGGCGCTGATCGAGCGACTGTGGGACCCGGCGGAGGGCATGTTCTTCTGCCGGGACGTGCGCAGCGACGGACCGGTCGAGCCGTGGAGCGACGGGCTGAGCGAGAAGCGGAGCGACGGGCTGAGCGAGAGGCGAAGCGACGGGCTGAGCGAGAGGCGAAGCGACGGGCTGAGCGAGAAGCGGAGCGACGGGCTGGGCGAGAGGCGAAGCGACGGGTCGGCGGCAGGGGAGCCGATCCGCGAGCGCAGCGTCTCCGGCCTCGTCCCCCTCCTCCTCCCCACCCTCCCCCGCGACATCGCCGCCGCGCTGGTGCGGACGCTGGGCGGACCCCACTTCGGCCTCGGCGGCACGACCCGCCTCGTGCCGAGCTACGACCTGCTCGGCGAGGCCTTCGAACCGCACCGCTACTGGCGTGGCCCGGCCTGGTTCAACACGAGCTGGCTGCTGGAGCGCGGGCTCCGGCTGCACGGTGAGCGCGGCCGGGCCGACGCCCTGCGCAGGGCGATCCTGCACACCGCCGACGCCTCCGGGTTCGCCGAGTACGTCAGCCCGCACAGCGGCGACGCCTGCGGAGCCACCGGCTTCAGCTGGACCGCCGCGCTCACGCTCGACCTGCTGCACGACCACCCCGCGTGGGACACGAACGCCGTCAGGAAACTCAAGGGAGGGGACCGGGGATGA
- a CDS encoding amylo-alpha-1,6-glucosidase has protein sequence MTDRHHLLVYGGTFAAVGDGGDISGVRAAGSPEGLFVRDARHLSRWQLTVDGAVPEALSPVADGDTARCVLVPRGGRNEPPAYTLFREQAVGDGSFIESLRVTSNRPVPTTIRLAITADADFTDQFELRSDHRTYAKTGVTRSRQVLDHGVEFTYQRGEWRSITTVTADPAPDGVEETGTGARRLVWTLDLDPHGTAELTLRVMARPHGDKRALRVPRSPAALSSQLLSQEGEFVEGVAFPTGWPELAAACARGLADLAALQVPATGPDGEELRVPAAGAPWFLTLLGRDALLTSLFALPYRPRLAAATLPALAATQATEMVPESVAQPGKIVHEVRHGELAHFGQVPYGRYYGSVDATPLFLILLGAYVEQTGDTALARALEPHARAAIGWMLDHGGLTSRGYLVYRADQGGLANQNWKDSPGAICSADGTRPGGPVMAAGAQGYAYDALRRTGWLARTVWQDETYAALLEQAAGDLRDRFQRDFWMPEHSFPALALDGGGRQVDALASDAGHLLWSGLLDKEYGEAVGRRLLEPDFFSGWGVRTLASGQPAYHPLSYHRGSVWPHDNALITLGLARYGLHDEARTVAHALVDAATTTGHRLPEVLAGYGRDTHAEPVPYPHACVRESRSAAAPLALLTAVGGA, from the coding sequence ATGACGGACCGCCATCATCTGCTCGTCTACGGGGGAACGTTCGCCGCCGTGGGCGACGGCGGGGACATCAGCGGCGTACGCGCCGCCGGCTCCCCTGAGGGTCTATTCGTACGGGACGCCCGGCATCTGAGCCGCTGGCAGCTCACCGTGGACGGCGCGGTACCGGAGGCGCTCTCCCCGGTCGCCGACGGGGACACGGCCCGCTGTGTCCTGGTCCCGCGCGGCGGCCGCAACGAGCCTCCGGCCTACACCCTCTTCCGTGAACAGGCCGTCGGGGACGGGTCGTTCATCGAGTCCCTGCGTGTGACGAGCAACCGCCCGGTGCCGACGACGATCCGCCTGGCGATCACCGCGGACGCCGACTTCACCGACCAGTTCGAGCTGCGCTCCGACCACCGCACGTACGCCAAGACCGGCGTCACCCGTTCCCGCCAGGTCCTGGACCACGGTGTGGAGTTCACGTACCAGCGAGGCGAATGGCGTTCGATCACCACCGTGACGGCCGACCCCGCGCCCGACGGCGTGGAGGAGACCGGCACCGGCGCCCGCCGCCTGGTCTGGACCCTCGATCTCGACCCGCACGGCACGGCGGAGCTGACCCTCCGGGTGATGGCCCGCCCGCACGGCGACAAACGCGCCCTGCGCGTCCCCCGCTCCCCCGCGGCCCTGTCCTCCCAACTCCTCTCCCAGGAGGGCGAGTTCGTGGAGGGCGTGGCCTTCCCGACCGGCTGGCCCGAGCTGGCCGCCGCCTGCGCCCGGGGCCTGGCCGACCTGGCCGCGCTCCAGGTCCCGGCGACGGGCCCGGACGGCGAGGAACTGCGCGTCCCCGCGGCCGGCGCCCCCTGGTTCCTGACCCTGCTGGGCCGCGACGCCCTCCTCACCTCGCTCTTCGCCCTCCCCTACCGCCCCCGCCTCGCCGCCGCCACCCTCCCCGCACTGGCCGCGACCCAGGCCACGGAGATGGTCCCCGAGTCCGTCGCCCAGCCCGGCAAGATCGTGCACGAGGTACGGCACGGCGAGCTGGCGCACTTCGGGCAGGTGCCGTACGGCCGCTACTACGGCTCGGTGGACGCGACGCCGCTGTTCCTGATCCTGCTCGGCGCATACGTGGAACAGACCGGCGACACAGCCCTGGCCCGCGCCCTGGAGCCCCACGCCCGCGCGGCGATCGGCTGGATGCTGGACCACGGCGGGCTGACCTCCCGCGGCTACCTGGTCTACCGCGCCGACCAGGGCGGCCTCGCCAACCAGAACTGGAAGGACTCCCCCGGCGCCATCTGCTCGGCGGACGGCACCCGTCCCGGCGGCCCCGTGATGGCGGCGGGCGCCCAGGGCTATGCGTACGACGCCCTGCGCCGCACGGGGTGGCTGGCCCGCACGGTGTGGCAGGACGAGACCTACGCGGCCCTCCTGGAACAGGCGGCGGGCGACCTCCGTGACCGTTTCCAGCGGGACTTCTGGATGCCGGAGCACTCCTTCCCCGCGCTGGCGCTGGACGGCGGGGGCCGCCAGGTCGACGCGCTGGCCTCGGACGCGGGGCATCTCCTGTGGTCCGGCCTGCTGGACAAGGAGTACGGCGAGGCGGTGGGCCGTCGCCTCCTCGAACCGGACTTCTTCTCGGGCTGGGGAGTGCGCACCCTGGCCTCCGGCCAGCCTGCCTACCACCCCCTCTCCTACCACCGCGGCTCGGTCTGGCCGCACGACAACGCGCTGATCACCCTGGGCCTGGCCCGCTACGGCCTGCACGACGAGGCCCGCACGGTGGCCCACGCCCTGGTCGACGCGGCGACGACCACCGGCCACCGGCTCCCGGAGGTCCTCGCGGGCTACGGCCGCGACACCCACGCGGAGCCCGTGCCGTACCCGCACGCCTGCGTCCGCGAGTCCCGCTCGGCGGCGGCCCCGCTGGCGCTGCTGACGGCGGTGGGCGGGGCCTAG
- a CDS encoding ROK family transcriptional regulator codes for MSARGQASAGELLELVRSGRAVTRGALQQATGLSRATVGQRLDRLFRAGWLREGAGGPVDSPLGGRPSITLEFDDAHAVVLAADLETRHARAAVLSLRGEILAEHTGTLVIEDGPDVVLGELGHWFAELLEKTGRRADEVGGIGLAVPGPVDSGTGRVVQPPIMPGWDGYDITGRLARAFTEATGAAPVPVLVDNDANLMAYGEQRTGFPDCSAFVLVKVSTGIGAGVVVDGSIYRGIDGGAGDIGHIRVPAGADALCRCGSYGCLAAVASGGAVARRLAGTGVPAASGSDVRDVLASGHPGASALAREAGRQVGDVLATVVTLLNPGVLMIAGDLAGTPFLTGVRELLYQRALPRSTAHLNVVTSRLGERAGLVGAGALVVEHLYAPSRVEERLLALGV; via the coding sequence ATGAGCGCACGGGGCCAAGCGAGTGCCGGGGAACTGCTCGAACTGGTGCGGAGCGGGCGAGCCGTCACGCGCGGAGCGCTCCAGCAGGCCACCGGCCTCTCCCGCGCCACCGTCGGTCAGCGCCTCGACCGCCTCTTCCGGGCCGGCTGGCTGCGCGAGGGCGCCGGCGGTCCCGTGGACTCCCCGCTGGGCGGCCGTCCCTCCATCACCCTGGAGTTCGACGACGCCCACGCCGTGGTCCTCGCCGCCGACCTGGAGACCCGGCACGCCCGTGCCGCCGTACTGTCCCTGCGCGGCGAGATCCTCGCCGAGCACACCGGCACGCTGGTCATCGAGGACGGACCGGACGTGGTGCTGGGCGAGCTGGGGCACTGGTTCGCCGAGCTGCTGGAGAAGACCGGGCGCCGGGCCGACGAGGTGGGCGGCATCGGGCTCGCGGTGCCGGGTCCGGTGGACAGCGGGACCGGCCGGGTCGTCCAGCCGCCGATCATGCCCGGCTGGGACGGCTACGACATAACCGGACGCCTGGCCAGGGCCTTCACGGAGGCCACCGGCGCCGCGCCGGTCCCGGTGCTGGTCGACAACGACGCCAACCTCATGGCGTACGGCGAACAGCGCACGGGCTTCCCCGACTGCTCGGCGTTCGTCCTGGTCAAGGTGTCGACCGGCATCGGCGCCGGGGTCGTGGTCGACGGCTCCATCTACCGGGGCATCGACGGGGGCGCCGGCGACATCGGCCACATCCGGGTGCCGGCGGGCGCGGACGCGCTGTGCCGGTGCGGTTCGTACGGCTGCCTCGCCGCCGTCGCCAGTGGCGGCGCCGTGGCCCGGCGGCTGGCCGGGACCGGGGTGCCTGCGGCGTCCGGCTCGGATGTGCGGGACGTGCTGGCGTCCGGGCATCCGGGGGCGTCGGCGCTGGCACGGGAGGCCGGGCGGCAGGTCGGGGACGTACTGGCGACGGTCGTGACGCTGCTCAACCCCGGGGTGCTGATGATCGCCGGGGATCTGGCGGGGACGCCCTTCCTCACCGGTGTACGGGAGTTGCTGTACCAGCGGGCGCTGCCGCGCTCCACCGCTCATCTGAACGTCGTGACCTCGCGGCTGGGGGAGCGGGCCGGTCTGGTGGGTGCCGGGGCGCTGGTTGTGGAGCATCTGTACGCGCCCTCCCGGGTGGAGGAACGGCTGCTCGCGCTGGGTGTGTGA
- a CDS encoding pentapeptide repeat-containing protein codes for MVDVVACAEPPEWDHCGHKADTTDPAACRGICVSDYTACLRHLPDADRATYLSNLSAGDRIDHRGTTFSTPLLSALLQALRAGDGRPTFGEVDFSYATFSESAIFDRANFTDAALFNCSIFSDEATFEHATFDTAWFEGAIFTSWTSFSGATFEGDVTFEGATFTHAWFPYVTFNWDADFAGSKITEELVLEGATFGNNSMHFGPLICVKSAVLRDAKFRAPMTMEIAASNVDLQRTRWDASATIHLRYASVELSNAVLSAPVALAAHPNRFSIPTYPHGTREINESDLTGDGRSVSVTSLRGVDATHLVFTDVDLSNCEFAGVFHLDQLRIEGNCSFANPPDGWTRRRVIIEEHYWRALNRWNTAPPWGWAPGPHHPDPHLTPGADDLAVTYRSLRKALEDVKNEPDAADFYYGEMEMRRNDPKRPWGERTLLALYWATSGYGLRVTRALAALGAAITATVVALMIWGIPAGDPPPVQSIRGPLPSGHQIDVSTYARRPGGRAPGPWQEKFSRQRAERAARTALNSVLFHSAGQGLTRPGTYIEMASRLVEPVLLVLAAFALRGRVKR; via the coding sequence ATGGTGGATGTCGTCGCCTGTGCCGAACCCCCGGAGTGGGATCACTGCGGACACAAAGCGGATACGACCGACCCTGCTGCCTGCCGGGGTATCTGCGTCTCCGACTACACCGCATGCCTGAGGCACCTTCCCGACGCTGACCGTGCCACCTATCTCTCCAATCTGAGCGCCGGCGACCGTATCGACCATCGCGGCACCACCTTCAGCACTCCCCTCCTTTCTGCACTCCTCCAGGCTCTCCGTGCCGGCGACGGAAGGCCGACCTTCGGTGAAGTCGACTTTAGTTATGCGACGTTCTCTGAATCCGCCATTTTCGACCGAGCCAATTTCACCGACGCCGCGCTATTTAACTGTTCCATTTTTTCCGATGAAGCCACCTTCGAACATGCGACATTTGATACCGCCTGGTTCGAAGGTGCGATTTTTACCTCATGGACAAGTTTCAGCGGCGCGACGTTCGAAGGTGACGTTACATTCGAAGGCGCTACATTCACCCACGCCTGGTTCCCGTACGTCACATTCAATTGGGATGCGGATTTCGCCGGGTCAAAGATCACGGAAGAGCTCGTTCTCGAGGGAGCGACATTTGGCAATAATTCGATGCATTTCGGGCCCTTAATCTGCGTCAAGTCGGCGGTGCTCCGTGATGCGAAATTTCGGGCACCAATGACGATGGAGATCGCAGCGTCTAATGTGGACCTTCAACGTACGCGCTGGGATGCGTCGGCGACAATTCATCTGCGCTATGCAAGTGTGGAGCTAAGTAACGCCGTACTATCTGCTCCGGTGGCCCTGGCTGCCCACCCCAATCGGTTTTCGATCCCGACTTACCCGCACGGAACAAGGGAAATCAACGAAAGTGACCTGACTGGCGACGGGAGGTCGGTAAGTGTAACTTCCCTCCGTGGAGTAGACGCGACGCATCTGGTCTTTACGGACGTCGACCTAAGCAACTGCGAGTTTGCCGGGGTGTTCCATCTCGATCAGCTGAGAATTGAGGGCAACTGCTCGTTCGCTAATCCCCCGGACGGTTGGACCCGACGTCGTGTCATTATTGAAGAGCACTACTGGCGTGCTTTGAACCGCTGGAATACAGCCCCACCTTGGGGCTGGGCCCCTGGGCCCCACCACCCGGATCCCCATCTCACCCCGGGCGCCGACGACCTGGCCGTCACATATCGATCGCTACGCAAGGCACTCGAGGACGTCAAGAATGAGCCTGATGCCGCAGACTTCTACTACGGCGAGATGGAGATGCGGCGCAACGACCCTAAGCGCCCGTGGGGCGAGCGCACTTTGCTTGCCTTGTACTGGGCCACCTCTGGTTATGGTTTGCGGGTCACCCGTGCTTTGGCAGCGCTGGGAGCGGCCATAACCGCGACGGTCGTGGCACTCATGATTTGGGGCATTCCAGCTGGCGACCCACCTCCGGTTCAGAGCATCAGAGGACCTCTGCCCAGCGGGCATCAGATCGATGTAAGCACCTACGCTCGCCGCCCAGGCGGGCGGGCGCCCGGTCCTTGGCAGGAGAAGTTCAGTCGGCAGCGGGCGGAGCGCGCAGCGCGGACGGCGCTGAATTCGGTGCTCTTCCACTCTGCAGGTCAGGGGCTAACCCGTCCAGGAACGTACATCGAGATGGCGTCCCGGCTAGTGGAGCCGGTGCTACTGGTACTCGCCGCGTTTGCACTACGGGGGCGGGTCAAACGCTGA